A region of the candidate division TA06 bacterium genome:
TAGCAAGCACTTACACAAGGCTGATTTTGGACTGTGCCAGATTTGTGCCATTCCTCCGGTGGGGAGACGGCAATGAGGACCTATAGACGAGGCAAGACCTGGTATCTTGACTACCTGCACAAGGGTCGACGTATCAGGAGGGCCGTGGGTCGCTCGAAGAGGATGGCCGAGCTGGCGTTGAAAGACATTGAAGTGAAGATTGCCAAAGGGGAGAATCTCGGTGTCCAGGAGCGGCCTCGTGTGCTGTTCAGGGACTGTTCCGCTGAGTATCTCCAGTATTCGAAGACACATAAGGCAACAAGCTCTTCAGAACGAGATGCCCTCAGTCTCAAGTGGCTAACAGCAGCCTTTGGCGATCAGTACCTGTTTGCCATCACCCTCAGACAAATCGAGCAATACATGACGGAGAGGGTGGAAAAGGGAGGAGTGAAGGGGTCAACCGTGAATAGAGAGCTCGCCTGCCTCAGGCACATGCTCAACAAGGCGGTGGAATGGGGCTACCTGAACGAGAATCCGGCCAAGGGTATCAAGATGTTCAAGGAACCTCCGGGGCGAGTGAGGTTTCTTGAACCAGCGGAGATAGATAAGCTACTGAAGGAGTGTCCCCCCTACCTGAAGCCGATAGTAGTAACCGCTCTGAACACAGGGCTGAGACAATCAGAGATACTAGGCCTAAGGTGGGCAAATGTGAAGCTGAGAACCAGAACCATAATGGTGCTACAGACCAAGAACAACGAGCCAAGGCTCGTACCAATCAATGAGCCGCTACACAGGGAACTGAGAAGGCTATATGCACGGCGCCGTGGAGATTTCGTGTTCTGCGACAAGGACGGCAAGCCTTATGAGAAGGTCTACAGAGGCTTCAAAGCTGCGTGCAGGAGAGCAGGCATAACCGATTTCACATTCCATGACCTCCGCCACACCTTCGCTTCACATCTAGCAATGGCCGACACCAATATCCGCACAATCCAGGAGCTCATGGGTCATAAAACTATCAAGATGACGATGCGCTACTCCCACCTATCCCAACAGCACCTTCAAGAAGCAGTGGGGCTGTTAGGACTAAGGCTCTCCGGCGAGATGCAGAGGCAGCTGCGTTCACCCTCCACCACCGAGGAAAACGACTCCATCTCCTGATCCTGGCTCCTCTTGATTGAATCCTGCTACTTCGACAGAACCTCTGCGAATGGAGGCGGCTGTACCTCGAATGATGAGAGAAACAAGCTCCCACGGACGGCTGGCCACACCCGGAGTTGTGATAGCCGTTCGATTTGGGCGGGACCTGCAGTCGCTCCAAAGCATAAAGGAGACAACGTTGTTGACCGGGGGACCTCGCTGACATATCTTCAACGTAGGAGAACTAATGGCCCGTGCCCGGGGGATTATATGCCCAATCAGAAGAACCACTCAGAGATTCTGTTTGATGCGATCGAGTTTGCGGTAAAGGCGCACAGGGGGCAGTTCCGAAAGGGCACCCGGGTCCCGTACATAGTCCATCCAATCCGCGTCGCCGCAGTACTCATACGCCACAGATGTCCCCAAAGGGTGGTCGTGGCTGGCATCCTGCACGATGTGGTGGAGGACACAGGCCGGACACTCGAGGACATCGAACCATGCTTCGGCAAGAGGGTCGCCAGAATCGTTGAGGCGGTTTCCCAGAGGGACAAGTCCCGTCCCTGGAGAAAACGCAAAGAGGAGACTCTGGAGCGAATCAAGGACGCCCCATCGGAAGTCCTTCTCGTTGAATGTGCTGACAAGCTTGACAACATCCGAACCATTCGAGAGGACTGTGACAGGATGGGAGAGGACATCTGGGAAAGGTTTGACGCTCCAGAGGAATCTCAGCGGTGGTACTACAGATCTCTGGTGGAGGCCTTCCGCAGCCGGGCGGAGGGTGGGATTCTTACTTTCCTCGTTAAAGATTTCGAGTCTGAAGTCCGAAAGGTCTTCGGTGATGACGACGCTCCTGAGTAAGAACTCAGTACGAGGCATTCTCTATGCCGGAATGGCGACGACCCGACTCTGTTAGCGTCTGTCGACGTCGCTCTTGCGTGCTAAGGGAAGATTCTTCCTCTTGCCGACACGGATCCCCGCCAGGCAAAGGCCGGCTACGGGTCCAGGACAGAATATCACAGGCGAGAAGGTGGCGAGCCGTCTGAACGTCAAACAAGGGAAACAGCAGGCCTCAACGCGATGAGCGGATTGCAGACACAAAAACTCGTCGTTCCCGTTGTCTGCGAGGCGCTCGTGGCGCTCTTGCCGTATCAGGGGAGATCGCAAACTCTATGCCGATCCTCTGGTTGCCCCAGCCCTAGACACCCAGGCATCGGATAGTCGTCCACCACTCCCTGAAGATCATCTCCGCCCTCCTGCGCTGATATCCCGAAGCCTATCACCAGAGGGTAATGCTCTCCGGAGGGTGAGTCAATTCTCAGAGAGAATCAACAATTCGGCTCTTTTGCAGGGCGGACTGTAGGTTTGACATAGGCAAGACATTCAAGGAGATCACAGGGGTCCGTCCACAGGATTTCATGAAGCTATGCCTTGCCATGTGGTTCGGCGCTGGAAAAGGGTTGGTCAGATAGTCAATGGTGCCGGCCAGAACCGCAGCCGGTCCCATCAAAGCATTGGCCAGGAGCGACATAGCGAAGAGGCCAGGAAGAACCAGAAAACCTCAGGATTCCGAAGACAGCAGTCTAGCGATCCGAGCTTCGGCTTCTTCTGGGGTTAGCTGGGAAGCGAACATCAGCTCAGTGACGGGCATCTCTTTCCCCCATTCGCCTGTCTTGGGATCGAAGACCTCCGCATACACCTTTCCGTCAGGTGTCTCCTTTGTCCGACAAATCAGCCCATCCCAATCCCAATATGAGTCGATCTTGTCCAATTATGGCTCCCTCCTACTGACATAATACACGAAACTCACAAAGTCCTCGGCAGAAGCCATCAAAATGACAATGCGCTACTCCCACCTGTCGCAGCAACACCTGCAGGAGGCTGTGGGGATACTAAGCGTTAGGCTCTCCAGAGAGACGCAGAAAGTGACACATTGACATACGTGGCAGGATCCAAAACCTTCAGGCTATTCTTGCAATGAGGGCCAACATTGTCCAAACGGCGCAAGAAGCTTCCTTACTTTGGGGTCGATTTCAGCGAGGAGGCGTAGGTTCAAGTAGAAGTCTGATTTAACCATAACCACCTGGGCCCTCTCTCGTCGGTAGATATCGATTCTACCCCCTTCGACAATCTCGGACTTCTCGGCGGCTCGCCCGTACCCGCCCGTCTCATGCCACAGTGGATCTCCCGTACAGCATGTCTTGCGTTCTTGAAGCGCCCTGAGGGAACCGAAGTTGTCGATCAGATACGACTCGAGCCGTCTCAGCTGATCAGTCATTCTCTTAGCCTTCAGCAAGATGGTTCTGTCCGTGTCCTTCATGTGAAGACGCGAAACCAAGAGGTTTATTCTTCTTTGGTCTGCTCTGGCGAATAGCTGGGGCCCTGAATAGATTTCCCGGAGCATAAGGGCTTTCTCAAGCCCACGGCCTGATTGGTCCCAAGCTATCCAGTTAATTGCCGCTGCGAGTGAAACCCATAGTGCTCCATCACCAACGACTTGGGCATACGTTTCAGATCTTCTCTCTCTATCGTAGCGGACTTCTACCTTTGCCAGAAGGCCCACGGGCTCATCCTCATGAGACGTATGCATAGTCCTGAAAAGAATGTCGGATACTGTGACAGCCCATTCGCTCGCAGTCCCTGTGTCTAACCACTCACCTTCGATCCCTACCGCAGCCACGGCCAGAGGTAGAGCTGCTCCTTGAACCATCTGAGTGGCGGTGCACCTCTCACAGAACGTTGCCCCGCCAAACTTCTCCAAGAATCTTGTCATTTGGTCACACAATCGCTTGCGAAGGTCTTGAGAGGGTAGACGCTTTTCTCCATCCTGAGAGCGCGAAGAGCCCACTTCGCGGCTCGAATGGATTGGCTCGTCAATCGAAGCTGTTGTGAGACCCTCGGTGACGTTCTCGGACACGTGCTCGGGCTCTGCAAAAAGAACCCTCATAACACCCAGGAGGGCTAGCGACAGGCCTGGCGCCGTCGATGACTTCTGAGACTCCCGCTCCTCAATCTCATCGAGACTGACGATTAAGTCCTCTGGACTGACAGGCATCACTTCCTGCGTCTCTTGCGACTCGCCCTCCGTATCACTTCCGACCGCCGGTGGATCCGGGAAGGATGTCGATTCACCCAGAACGGTGGAGATCACACGAGCCAAGTCTTCTAAGAGTCTTCTGTATTCAGAAGTGGTCCCGAGTTTTGCCAGCTCTCTGACCGTGGATGCAGCATGGCGTGCTCCAAAGGAGTTACGCAATTCGTCTATTTCATCGAGCCACCGGACATCGGTATGCTGGATCTTGGTGTCCTGATGTATTATCAGATGACCAAAAACCGTTGTGACTGATGGATGGAGGTCCGGCAGGGGGCCAACCCAAGATCTGCCTTTCAGACCGGCCCTGTCCAAGGGAAGCTCAAGGCCACCAAGACATGCATAGACCACGGCCCCCTCAGGTATGCCCGGTTCAACAACTGCGATCAGTCGCCCTATTGTGCCATTGAGCGACAGGGACACAAGACTGTAATCATGAGCTTCGGCGTCCGCATCGGATCCTTCTTCAGCTTCCCTTCTCCGACCGAGCCCTGGCGTGGCAGCTGGTTCAAATGAATCACCCTCGAGTAGCTCCAGGAATGAGGAGAAATCTTCTTTTCTGCAGCTATCGTACACCACGACCAACTCAGTGTTACCCCCTGAGTTGGGGGCAATCGACCAAGCAGATGCCGAGCAATTCGCCGAGCCTGCGACTGCCGCATAGCCATCCGGACCCTCAAACCAGGCCAGCTTGGCATGCGGACACGGTGATGGAGAGAGAGGGATGAGCCTGACCGCACAGCCAATACGGGCCAAGGAGGAGGGAATGAAACCCGCGTTCTGTGGATCCAAGCCTATCAGGACTTCACTGATGCCGAACGTGTTCACTGCCCACTTGATCATTGCACCGTTAGCATCAGTTGATCCAGTCAAGACACACAACCGTCGAAAGCGACGTCCCTGCCATCTGTCCATCAACTGCTGACCGATACTCTTCCCTTTGTGCGAGAGCAAGATCGGACTATCTCCTGCTCCTGGAGTTCCGAGAAGCCAGTGTCGATCACGAATGAGGGTGAGTACATCGAGTGCCGTCTTGTCTCTTGTATACTCCATCAGTACGTCGGAGAGCCAGTCAACGACTGCCACTTGTGAAGAATCGTTCTTCTCGACATGCCAGGCTGTCACAAGCTCCCGGTTTCCTCCCCATCCCCCAGATGTGAGGTTTCCGGAACCGATGCAGACAGCTGCACCTTCGGAACCGATTCGCAGAAGCATCTTCGGATGGAAGGCACCCGTTGTCGAGACAGGAACCAAGCAATAGCGACGGCCGAGATAGCGGAGTTGTCGGGCCGACCGAATAACACTTTCTCTGGCTTGGCGAGCATCGGCGAATACCAGAATCCCGTTTGTCCCACCTGACCAGAGGTCCGGCAGGACTACATGCTCAAAGAAGACGGGGTCGAACGAATACGTCAGGCAAATCGCTGAGTCGAATCCCTGCATGCTACAGAACGATCGAAGATCCATTCACGCATTCCCTTGGGCAGCGAGGCAATGATGGATTTTCCCCAGTACCGCCCTACCGCGTTCGGTGATTCCTCTTTCCTCTATTAGTCCCAGCTGCCGAAGCCAACCAATCGCCTGGTTCAATCGAGACGCAGTCCTGCCGCAACGAGAACGGTCTCTATAGAACCATCGATCACCATCGGCAACTATGACCGACACATCTCTCCTGGGATCCGACGCCATTCTTGCCCAGGCGACTCGAAGATGTTGTCTAATGCTCTCATATGCGAGCTTGACGACGGCATGTTTGAGTGACAGATTCTCCTCGAGTAGTTCCCTAACACTAGGCATTATGACCTGTTCTGCACCCAAACGAGCCCACCCCTGATACGAAAGGGCTTCGTATCCGGGCAATTTCTCCAATACTCCTGGGCCAACTCGCCAGTCAGCCAGAAGCCAAGCCACCGGCAGAAGAACCAAACGACCGACACCACCTGAAAGAGCAACCTTAATGATGCCCCATTCATCAAGCGGCCCGGACCAGCGACGCAGACCTGCTTCGTGTTGTTTGCTTCCGTTGCACAGTCTCTGAATACGACTGCTAAGCTCTGAGATTGGAAGCTCCAGGATGGAGTCATCGTGTTCGCAGATACCCAACCTCACGAGTGGCTCCATCATCTCTGTGTCCCATGTCGTCAGAGCGCTGAGAACATTCATTGCCTTACTCCCAACCTGACCTTCTTCATGCCTCCGGGCGAGCTCATCGGCAACGACCTCAAGAGAAGCCTCATGCACAGTCGCAAGCGAGTCGCGTACTAAGTACCGCGTCCAGCCGTCAATGGTTGACTGAAAGACAGCGGGTAGGTCTACCTTCTCGGCGAGCGCCACTTGAAAGAGGTCTTCTTCCACCACGTCAGAAGCCTGGCGCTGCGCCAACTCCAACAGCAGCCCGTAGGTCGCAACTCTGCCATAATCTCTCCCTTGAGGACTATCTGGAATCAAGGCACTCAACAGAATCTCACATTCCTTATCCGGCACCTCGTCAAATCGGAAACTATCGCCAACTTCGGCAAGGGCCTCACGCGAAAGTGTATCGACCCGGGCATTTCGTGCGAGCTTCGTCCCGAACTCGGTCTTACCGAGACACTCGTCTACAAAATCAGCGAGACGAGCTCCCCTCTCGCGCGTAATGCCCGGCACGCCTGATGGCCGAGGAAAGGTCACATGAAGCTGGTCGCTTGGCCCCGCATATAAAAAAACGGCAAGTAGATCAACCAAATGACCCAAAGGCAGGTTGGCCTCTTCTGACTCGATGAGGTTCACCGCGCGGTTGTAACCAACGAGACCATATGGACGGTGTCCTGCAAGCAGGTTCCCAATGACCGCTGCCGCTTCTATCCTGCCAGCAAACTCGGCGAAATCTGAAACCGAATCTGGAAGTCGAGCAAGGGCGTACTGCTTGATGACCCAAGCTCTAAGCGACAAATAGCGAATTCTAGGTGTGATTGTGGTTATGCCTGACAAGAGCTCATGCTCAATCGTCTGTACTGGGACACGCAGCCCCATGAGGTCAAGACCGCCCGTGGGTTTACTGGAGGACAGGACCCATTCCGGAGGGGACGGTGATGTCAGAAGATCAGCCACCTTCATACCTGATACCTCGCCTGCCGTATGCGGCTATCTTAGAATAGCCCTTTCTCGCCGCTGCCACCTCTCCAGTTCCCGAGTCCTAACCTCTCAGGTAAGCTATCAAAAAGGGCTCAGCCGGCCAAGGCGTAGATGCTTTCGCCTTCTCCGTAGTAGGACTCGTATATGTGCTCATAGATAACCTCGCACTTCTGTTCATAAATCTGGCGTGAATATGATTCGGGTAATTGATCTAATCTCTCTTCGATTGCCAATCTCACGGCGGCGCGGGACTGCTGGCGTTTACGCCAGTCCAAGACGAGCTTCTCCCGTTTAAGGACCTGGAGCAGGTCCAGGGCAACTTTCTTCACGCTCAGCTTTTCCTTCTTCGTGAGTTTCATGTCAGGCTTGGTCAACAAATCGAAGATGGCCAGTTCCTCCTCGGAGAGCTCTTCGGCAATCGCTCGCTGCTCTTCGGTACTTAGGTCCTGCGCGAACTCGACAAGGCTCTTGAAGAACTGCTCGACGTTGATGCTCCCTGCGTTGTATTCATCGATCATTCTCTCAAGCATTTTCTGGTAATCGGCGCGTGTTCGATTCAGAAGGAGGAGCTTACTTAGTTTTGCTGTAACTGCCGTTCTAAGCCTCTGGGCTTGGATACGCTTCCTTCCCTCCTCGAACTTCGCCGCCATTGCAGCGATGAAGTTCTCAGCTTCTGTTCCCAGATTTCCCATCTTGTTATGCTCAAACCCGACAGCTATCTGCCCAGGCTATGCATGGGTAGAATACCACCAAAGGGGTGGATGTCAAGTGCGTTTGGCTGGGGAAATCATCTCTGCGGCAGGCCCGTTGCCTCCCCGGTGCCAAACGTGACACTTTGATATCTTCACGACCTCCGCCACACATTCGCGTCACATCCTGTTATGGCCGGAGTGAATCTCCGCACTGTCCAAGAACTAATGAGGCATAGAGACATCTATGATCCCAGATCTAGGAACGCAGATCTTGCCACAAGATGGAAGCGAAATGGAGTAGATAACTGCATCAAGTACCGACACCCTCAATCCCTGTAGCGAGATCCTAGATTTGAGATCATACATCTTCGATGTTCACCGCCAGTATCTTCAGGAGGCTGTCGGATTGCTAGGGTTGAGCCTCTCAGGGGAGGCGCAGGAGCACATTGACGGCGTCGGGGTTGGTGGTACTGAGCAGGGCCGAACAAGTATAAATGCCTCGTGGAGATAGCCGCATCGAAGGGCCTACCGATGTGCAAGGACAGCAAGCTAATTTACAGAGCTCTGTAAGACCCTACCAGAATCGTAGACTAGCGCAATAAGACCATCTTCTTGGTATTTCTAAGTCCACTTGCTTCAAGTCTATAGAAATAAACACCTGATGCGACCTCGTCTCCGCCATCGGATCTTCCGTCCCACTTTGCAGCGTAGTTCCCGGGCTTGCAGAATTCGTTTACTAAATTCGTCACGACTCGGCCAGACACATCATATATTCTGAGGCTCACTTGAGAAGGAACAGACAAATGATATTTTATCTTCGTTGAAACTGTAAATGGATTAGGGCTGTTTTGGTTCAGGATCAATCTCCCCGGTGTACTGGTCTTGGCGATCTCTTCAACTCCTGTGACGCCCTGCCAAGTAAGAGCAGGGTCTCCATACAGGGTAAGGGTAAGCAGATTCCAATAATCCATAAGCTCGTGCCAACCAGGCTGCGGTGATGGGTAGAAGTGGGTCCAGTAATAGGTTTTGTCTTCGTAGAAGGCATCCCCTACTTTCATCTCATCCTTGAAGGCATACTTGCAGAAGTAGTAGTTCAAGCTTATGTTGCCGCCTACGTCTCCATGTACGGGATCTACGGAAGGCCCAAGCATAGACCTTGTGGCGGCACACACAGTGACACCACCCGATTCACCGAGTAGCATCTGTGCCAGATTGTAGTAGTCCGGGTTTCCTGTCAGGCAGGCGGAAGAGTACACGATGGCGTCATTCAAGCCGCTGAGATAACTAGTTGTAATGATTGGTGGTTCGCCCTTCTCGTTTGGCTCACAAGTGTCGTTCCCGTTGTAATCCTCCACCCAGACAGTTCTATATGCCCCTGTGTCGTTACCATGGGAGGACCAGTTAACGAAACCGTACCGATAGGTTGTCCATTCGCTTAGCACGCTATCCAGACACAGCGGAGCATTCCAGGAATATGATGAAGGGCTATGCCCTTCCGCCTCATACATTCTCCAAGACTCAGATATGTCAAATATTGCATCAGCTATCATATCCTCCATTAGTCCCGCCTCATCAGTCTTGACATGCGTCGAGTCGGGATAGAAAGTAATTGAGCCTAAGAGTAGTGCCCATTTTTTCCAGCCACCCATGTCCCCCTCAAAAGCAACTATCCTTTCACAGATCGTCCGCACTTTTGTTGTATCACTCCATGGGATTCTGCCGAGATATACCTCTGCCGCAAAATCCACAGTATCCTCGCCCAATTCGCCATAAAATATGTCCCCGTCCTTGTTCCATGACAGACTGTCAGGACGCGACAATTCTGCATAGTAAAAATCGGTCGGTATGTCGATGGCGTGCGCTGGGGTGTCAATGTGGCAAGTCCGCATGGGAATCTGGTCTATGTCACCTACGAGTAAGACATACTTAAGTCCAAAATCGCCTTCATAGAGCAGTTTCAACCCGTTTCTTATTTTCGCCTGTAGGTCTGGACCAGGACATGAATCGGCAAAGAAAGTTGCTGTGAACATGGCTAGCGAGTCACCAATGCTTATCTTCCACTCTATGAGAGGCGTAACAGCGTCATAGTAGCTGCTATCTGGAACGATTATTAGATAATTGAACCCATCTTGCATACTCCCAAATGGCCCTTCTTTCTTCGGTCTGGGTTCCAAAGATGGTACATACCAGCTCTTCGCTTCCCAGTAGTTAACGAAGATTCTGCGGGCAACATCGTCCATGACACTGTCGAATAGAATTGTTTGTACTTTCTCCCATTCAGGACTGCCCTCCGCTGGTAATGAGTAACTAATCGCTGCTGTGGCAGACTTATATACAGAAAGCTTGCCAGATTTCGGTCGATAAACGAAGGGACAGAACGATACTCTTGCAAACCTCCACTTTCTCATATCACCCGTACCTTCATATCTTCCGACCTCCCTAGGGTAGGGGGCATCCGAAGAATAGATTTCATCGTAGTTTTGATCATAGACTTCCCTTGCCTTTTTTGCGTATTCTTCGTCATACGATCCACGGGGGAATTGCATGGGGGCTGGCTTGATCTTG
Encoded here:
- a CDS encoding T9SS type A sorting domain-containing protein, whose translation is MLSLTQEHLTEREYARFSRSYWQSIRLTWQPTVPILGTLNQVAGEEEGKMTRSYALVAVCILAVSVIPALAWGYAITLSSGEYEIVDREDGWQEILMKDFGKISTPGGPWLPTKTFMIVVPPGATVLSASISGNGLTELSGAYKIKPAPMQFPRGSYDEEYAKKAREVYDQNYDEIYSSDAPYPREVGRYEGTGDMRKWRFARVSFCPFVYRPKSGKLSVYKSATAAISYSLPAEGSPEWEKVQTILFDSVMDDVARRIFVNYWEAKSWYVPSLEPRPKKEGPFGSMQDGFNYLIIVPDSSYYDAVTPLIEWKISIGDSLAMFTATFFADSCPGPDLQAKIRNGLKLLYEGDFGLKYVLLVGDIDQIPMRTCHIDTPAHAIDIPTDFYYAELSRPDSLSWNKDGDIFYGELGEDTVDFAAEVYLGRIPWSDTTKVRTICERIVAFEGDMGGWKKWALLLGSITFYPDSTHVKTDEAGLMEDMIADAIFDISESWRMYEAEGHSPSSYSWNAPLCLDSVLSEWTTYRYGFVNWSSHGNDTGAYRTVWVEDYNGNDTCEPNEKGEPPIITTSYLSGLNDAIVYSSACLTGNPDYYNLAQMLLGESGGVTVCAATRSMLGPSVDPVHGDVGGNISLNYYFCKYAFKDEMKVGDAFYEDKTYYWTHFYPSPQPGWHELMDYWNLLTLTLYGDPALTWQGVTGVEEIAKTSTPGRLILNQNSPNPFTVSTKIKYHLSVPSQVSLRIYDVSGRVVTNLVNEFCKPGNYAAKWDGRSDGGDEVASGVYFYRLEASGLRNTKKMVLLR
- a CDS encoding bifunctional (p)ppGpp synthetase/guanosine-3',5'-bis(diphosphate) 3'-pyrophosphohydrolase, translated to MPNQKNHSEILFDAIEFAVKAHRGQFRKGTRVPYIVHPIRVAAVLIRHRCPQRVVVAGILHDVVEDTGRTLEDIEPCFGKRVARIVEAVSQRDKSRPWRKRKEETLERIKDAPSEVLLVECADKLDNIRTIREDCDRMGEDIWERFDAPEESQRWYYRSLVEAFRSRAEGGILTFLVKDFESEVRKVFGDDDAPE
- a CDS encoding DUF3387 domain-containing protein → MGNLGTEAENFIAAMAAKFEEGRKRIQAQRLRTAVTAKLSKLLLLNRTRADYQKMLERMIDEYNAGSINVEQFFKSLVEFAQDLSTEEQRAIAEELSEEELAIFDLLTKPDMKLTKKEKLSVKKVALDLLQVLKREKLVLDWRKRQQSRAAVRLAIEERLDQLPESYSRQIYEQKCEVIYEHIYESYYGEGESIYALAG
- a CDS encoding site-specific integrase, which encodes MRTYRRGKTWYLDYLHKGRRIRRAVGRSKRMAELALKDIEVKIAKGENLGVQERPRVLFRDCSAEYLQYSKTHKATSSSERDALSLKWLTAAFGDQYLFAITLRQIEQYMTERVEKGGVKGSTVNRELACLRHMLNKAVEWGYLNENPAKGIKMFKEPPGRVRFLEPAEIDKLLKECPPYLKPIVVTALNTGLRQSEILGLRWANVKLRTRTIMVLQTKNNEPRLVPINEPLHRELRRLYARRRGDFVFCDKDGKPYEKVYRGFKAACRRAGITDFTFHDLRHTFASHLAMADTNIRTIQELMGHKTIKMTMRYSHLSQQHLQEAVGLLGLRLSGEMQRQLRSPSTTEENDSIS